CGCGGCGGGCCCTGGAGGACACCGTCGAGCACCGCGCCGAACTGGAGCGCGAGCTGGCCGCCGAGGAACGCCGCCTGAAGGACGCCGCGCGGGCCATCGCCGACCGGCGGGAAGGGCTCGCCCGGCTGAGCGGTCAGGTCGGCGCCGCCCGCTCGCGGGCCGCCGCCGCGCAGGCCGAGATCGACCGGCTGGCCGCCGCGCGTGACGAGGCGCGGGAGCGGGCCGTGGCCGCGCAGGAGGAGTACGAGGCGCTGAAGGCCGAGGTCGACGGGCTGGACGCGGGTGACGCGGAGCTGGCCGAGCGGCACGAGGCGGCCAGGCGGCGGCTCGCCGAGGCGGAGGCGGCGCTGACCGCCGCCCGCGAGGCGGTGAGCGCCGCGGAACGCGAGCGGGCCGCGACCCGGGCCCGGCACGAGGCCCTGGCCCTGGGCCTGCGCCGCAAGGACGGCACCGGCGCGCTGCTCGCCGCGCAGGATCGTCTCAGCGGCCTGCTGGGCCCGGCCGCCGAACTGCTCACGGTCACCCCGGGCCACGAGATTCCCCTCGCCGCGGCCTTCGGCGCCGCGGCCGACGCCCTCGCGGTGACCACCCCGGCCGCGGCCGCCGAGGCGATCCGCCTCCTGCGCAAGCAGGACGCGGGCCGCGCGACCCTCCTCCTCGCCGAGGCCCCGGAGCCCGCCCCCGGCCACCCGGCACCCGGCAAGGCCGGCCCGGAGCCGGACCCTCACGGGGGCGCGGCGAACGGTGCTTCCGGCTTCGACGCGCTCGCCGCCGCCGACGTACACGGCGACCCCTTCCCCGGAGCCGGCACCCGCGCGGACCACACCCTCACGGACCACATCCGCGTGGAGCACACCCCCGCGGACCGCTTCGTCCGCGGCCCCGCCGAGCTGCTCCCGGCCGTCCGGCGTCTCCTGCGCGGCATCGTCGTCGTGGAGACGCTGGAGGACGCCGAGGCGCTGGTCTACGCGTGCCCCGGCCTGACGGCGGTGACCCGGGAGGGGGACCTCCTGGGGTCGCACTTCGCGCAGGGCGGCTCCGCCGGGGCGCCCAGCCTGCTGGAGGTGCAGGCCTCCGTGGACGAGGCCGCGGCCGAGCTGGCGCGGCTGGAGGTGCGGTGCGCCGAACTGACCGAGGCGCAGCGGCTCGCCGCCGGCCGCCGTTCCGGGGCCGCCGCGCTCGTGGAGGAGCTGGGGGAGCGGCGGCGGGCCGCCGACCGGGAGAAGTCGGCGGTGGCCCAGCAGCTCGGCCGGCTCGCCGGACAGGCCAGGGGCGCCGCGGGTGAGGCCGAGCGCGCCTCCGCCGCCGCCGCGCGGGCGCAGGAGGCGCTGGACAGGGCGCTCCAGGAGGTCGAGGAGCTGGCCGAACGGCTCGCCGTGGCGGAGGAGATGCCGGTCGAGGAGGAGCCGGACACCTCGGCCCGCGACCGGCTCGCCGCCGACGGCGCCAACGCGCGGCAGACCGAGATGGAGGCCCGCCTCCAGGTCCGTACGCACGAGGAGCGGGTCAAGGGGCTGGCCGGACGCGCCGACTCGCTCGACCGTGCCGCGCGGGCGGAACGCGAGGCACGCGCGCGTGCCGAGCAGCGGCGGGCCCGGCTGCGTCACGAGGCGGCCGTCGCCGAGGCCGTGGCCTCGGGTGCCCGGCAGCTGCTCGCGCACGTCGAGGTCTCGCTGGCCCGCGCGGAGCGGGAGCGGTCGGCCGCGGAGGCGGCGAAGGCCCGGCGCGAGCAGGAGCTGGCCGCCGCCCGCACCCGGGGCCGTGATCTGAAGGCGGAGCTGGACAAGCTGACCGACTCCGTGCACCGGGGCGAGGTGCTGGGCGCGGAGAAGCGGCTGCGGATCGAGCAGCTGGAGACCAGGGCGCTGGAGGAGCTGGGCGTGGAGCCCGCCGGGCTCGTGGACGAGTACGGCCCCCATCAGCTCGTACCGCCGTCGCCGCCCGCCGAGGGCGAGGAGCTGCCGGACGACCCCGGGCATCCGCGCAACCGGCCGCGGCCGTTCGTGCGGGCGGAGCAGGAGAAGCGGCTGAAGGCGGCCGAGCGGGCGTACCAGCAGCTCGGCAAGGTGAATCCGCTGGCGCTGGAGGAGTTCGCGGCGCTGGAGGAGCGGCACAAGTTCCTCAGCGAGCAGCTGGAGGACCTGAAGAAGACCCGCGCGGACCTGCTCCAGGTCGTCAAGGAGGTCGACGAGCGGGTCGAGCAGGTGTTCACCGAGGCCTACCGGGACACGGCGCGGGAGTTCGAGGGCGTGTTCGCCCGGCTCTTCCCGGGCGGCGAGGGCCGGCTCGTGCTGACGGATCCCGGCAACATGCTCACCACCGGTGTGGACGTGGAGGCGCGTCCGCCGGGCAAGAAGGTGAAGCGGCTGAGCCTGCTGTCCGGCGGGGAGCGGTCGCTGACCGCCGTCGCCCTGCTGGTGTCGATCTTCAAGGCGCGGCCCAGTCCGTTCTATGTGATGGACGAGGTGGAGGCCGCGCTGGACGACACGAACCTCCAGCGGCTGATCCGGATCATGCAGGAGTTGCAGGAGACCTCGCAGCTCATCGTCATCACGCACCAGAAGCGGACCATGGAGGTCGCCGACGCGCTGTACGGCGTCTCGATGCAGGGCGACGGTGTGTCGAAGGTCATCAGCCAGCGGCTGCGTTGATCGTCCGTTTCGGGGCACCGGCTCTCCACCGGTCATGACCTGCCTCTCCGAAGATCACTTCAAGAATTGAACACACGCTGTTCTGTCATGGCTGAAAACTCACAGGTCTTGGCCTATTGACTTCGAAACATGAAGGCATAGTCTCTGCAACGTTGCTTTTACCTTCAGGTGTGAGCGGCGTGAACGCCGTACCCCTGGAAGGGCTACGCCCCCAGCCGGCAGCGTTGCCGGCGGCCCGAGGAGTTACCCAGTGACCAGCACAGCGCAGGCATCCCAGTCAGGAGCCAAGTCGGCGCACCCCGAACATCTCGGGCACGTCGTCTTCATCACCGCGGCAGCCGCCATGGGCGGCTTCCTGTTCGGCTACGACAGCTCTGTCATCAACGGTGCGAACGGCGGCATCCAGGCTCGGTTCGACCTCAGCTCCGGCGCCACCGGAACCGTCGCCGCCTGCGCCCTGCTCGGCAGCGCCGTGGGCGCGGCCGTCGCGGGCCGGATCGCCGACCGGATCGGCCGTATCCGCGTCATGCAGATCGCCGCGGTCCTGTTCGCGGTGAGCGCGGTGGGCTCCGGCCTGCCGTTCGCCGCCTGGGACCTCGCCGCCTGGCGCGTCCTCGGCGGCATAGCCATCGGCATGGCCTCGGTGATCGGCCCGGCCTACATCGCCGAGGTCGCCCCGCCCGCCTACCGGGGCAGGCTCGCCTCGTTCCAGCAGGCGGCCATCGTCATCGGCATCGCCGTCTCCCAGCTCGTCAACTGGGCCATCCTGAACCTGGCCGACGGTGAGGAGCGCGGGCGGGTCGCGGGCCTGGAGGCCTGGCAGTGGATGCTCGGCGTGATGCTGGTGCCGGCCGTCATCTACGGTCTGCTCTCCTTCGCCATCCCCGAGTCGCCGCGCTACCTGATCAGCGTGGGCCGCACCGACGACGCCAAGAA
Above is a genomic segment from Streptomyces glaucescens containing:
- a CDS encoding AAA family ATPase; this translates as MHLKALTLRGFKSFASATTLRFEPGITCVVGPNGSGKSNVVDALSWVMGEQGAKSLRGGKMEDVIFAGTTGRPPLGRAEVSLTIDNSDGALPIEYAEVTITRIMFRNGGSEYQINGDTCRLLDIQELLSDSGIGREMHVIVGQGQLDSVLHADPMGRRAFIEEAAGVLKHRKRKEKALRKLDAMQANLARVQDLTDELRRQLKPLGRQAAVARRAAVIQADLRDARLRLLADDLVRLREALQAEIADEAALKERKEAAERELRAALQREAQLEDEVRRLTPRLQRAQQTWYELSQLAERVRGTLSLAEARVKSAASAPVDERRGRDPEDLEREAARVREQEAELEAALEAARRALEDTVEHRAELERELAAEERRLKDAARAIADRREGLARLSGQVGAARSRAAAAQAEIDRLAAARDEARERAVAAQEEYEALKAEVDGLDAGDAELAERHEAARRRLAEAEAALTAAREAVSAAERERAATRARHEALALGLRRKDGTGALLAAQDRLSGLLGPAAELLTVTPGHEIPLAAAFGAAADALAVTTPAAAAEAIRLLRKQDAGRATLLLAEAPEPAPGHPAPGKAGPEPDPHGGAANGASGFDALAAADVHGDPFPGAGTRADHTLTDHIRVEHTPADRFVRGPAELLPAVRRLLRGIVVVETLEDAEALVYACPGLTAVTREGDLLGSHFAQGGSAGAPSLLEVQASVDEAAAELARLEVRCAELTEAQRLAAGRRSGAAALVEELGERRRAADREKSAVAQQLGRLAGQARGAAGEAERASAAAARAQEALDRALQEVEELAERLAVAEEMPVEEEPDTSARDRLAADGANARQTEMEARLQVRTHEERVKGLAGRADSLDRAARAEREARARAEQRRARLRHEAAVAEAVASGARQLLAHVEVSLARAERERSAAEAAKARREQELAAARTRGRDLKAELDKLTDSVHRGEVLGAEKRLRIEQLETRALEELGVEPAGLVDEYGPHQLVPPSPPAEGEELPDDPGHPRNRPRPFVRAEQEKRLKAAERAYQQLGKVNPLALEEFAALEERHKFLSEQLEDLKKTRADLLQVVKEVDERVEQVFTEAYRDTAREFEGVFARLFPGGEGRLVLTDPGNMLTTGVDVEARPPGKKVKRLSLLSGGERSLTAVALLVSIFKARPSPFYVMDEVEAALDDTNLQRLIRIMQELQETSQLIVITHQKRTMEVADALYGVSMQGDGVSKVISQRLR